A genome region from Alicyclobacillus acidocaldarius subsp. acidocaldarius DSM 446 includes the following:
- the gmk gene encoding guanylate kinase: MPVSQIRFHLDRLLSERNWKIPDLVKRSGVNKNTLYAMKKNAITRVDLRVLERICDALSCKLSDLMTYEPEGETHTKGLLFILSGPSGAGKNTLINALRDRYDLGLTFIPSFSTRPMRPGETNGNPYYFVSREEFMRMAERGEFLEYETIHGNLYGTHLLSYERALNEGRIIIKDIDVNGALNMKRVFGDRVILIYVRPTCLDDLEGRLHHRGDKEEDIRIRMQRLKYEESLSDQFDFLIFNDDVATATAELAHIIRTCTRKHA; the protein is encoded by the coding sequence ATGCCCGTGAGTCAAATTCGCTTTCACCTGGATCGGCTCCTCTCTGAGCGAAACTGGAAAATTCCCGATCTGGTGAAACGGTCCGGTGTCAACAAGAACACGCTCTACGCCATGAAGAAGAACGCCATCACCCGCGTGGATCTCCGGGTGTTAGAACGAATTTGCGACGCGCTCTCGTGCAAGCTGTCCGATCTCATGACCTACGAACCAGAGGGGGAGACGCATACGAAGGGCCTGCTCTTCATCCTGTCCGGGCCTTCCGGGGCAGGGAAAAACACGCTCATCAACGCGCTTCGGGACCGGTACGATCTCGGCCTGACCTTCATCCCGTCGTTTTCGACGAGGCCCATGCGGCCGGGTGAGACGAACGGCAATCCCTACTACTTCGTGTCCCGCGAAGAGTTCATGCGCATGGCCGAGCGGGGCGAATTCCTCGAGTACGAGACCATCCACGGGAACTTGTACGGCACGCACCTGTTGAGCTACGAGCGGGCCCTCAACGAGGGCCGCATCATCATCAAGGACATCGACGTGAACGGCGCGCTCAACATGAAGCGCGTGTTTGGCGATCGCGTCATCCTGATCTACGTCCGCCCGACGTGCCTCGACGATCTCGAAGGAAGACTTCACCACCGCGGCGACAAAGAGGAAGACATCCGCATCCGCATGCAGCGCCTCAAATACGAGGAGTCGCTGTCGGATCAGTTCGATTTCCTCATCTTCAACGATGACGTCGCCACCGCCACAGCGGAACTCGCCCACATCATTCGCACCTGCACGAGAAAGCACGCGTAA
- a CDS encoding transglutaminase domain-containing protein produces the protein MNDWLEWVLWAIVAVSALAGFRRGFERESRRLVQTAAFVAEVVASSAAAFAASRSIRNFVLQDSQSASVPSWLAHLAAFWQQSPRLCNWIAFLAAYLVVSSAIGALLAPLGARWIRPRGRMRALSRAGGLVVGGVLGAFRAAAVGACLFLVLQYVSAPALARASQASPAYRWLSHHVYTPWLRPIAEREMPVLAKGAAQTVAADISLFVVPTGPGEETGILVVPKPVAEKALAITSGLTSPYAKARALYEWEIDHVHYDWKKYDDYVDDGKWDAQSPLTTLETGKGVCADYALLYADMAHAVGLTVRIDEGVAVTGGVEGSHAWNEVWIPDQHRYILVDPTWGSAQDAWFDVPPAVFDETHRLTTRITIYAST, from the coding sequence GTGAACGACTGGCTGGAGTGGGTGTTGTGGGCGATTGTGGCGGTTTCGGCCTTGGCGGGCTTTCGGCGCGGATTTGAGCGAGAGTCGCGGAGGCTTGTGCAGACCGCGGCGTTTGTCGCCGAGGTCGTCGCTTCGTCCGCGGCCGCCTTTGCGGCAAGCCGCTCTATCCGCAACTTCGTCCTGCAGGATAGCCAGAGTGCGTCCGTGCCCAGTTGGCTAGCGCATCTCGCCGCTTTTTGGCAGCAGTCCCCGAGGCTGTGCAACTGGATTGCGTTTCTCGCCGCCTACCTCGTCGTCTCGTCCGCCATCGGGGCGCTGCTCGCGCCGCTCGGCGCCCGGTGGATCCGCCCGCGCGGACGCATGCGCGCCCTGAGCCGCGCCGGCGGGCTCGTGGTCGGCGGCGTGCTTGGCGCCTTTCGCGCCGCGGCGGTCGGCGCCTGCCTGTTTCTCGTTCTCCAGTATGTGTCTGCGCCAGCTCTCGCGCGCGCCTCCCAGGCGTCGCCCGCGTACCGCTGGCTGTCGCATCACGTCTACACGCCGTGGCTTCGCCCCATCGCGGAGCGCGAAATGCCGGTTTTGGCCAAAGGTGCGGCGCAGACCGTGGCAGCGGACATCTCCCTGTTTGTCGTGCCCACCGGCCCCGGCGAGGAGACGGGCATTCTCGTCGTGCCAAAACCTGTGGCGGAAAAGGCCCTGGCCATCACAAGCGGATTGACCTCTCCGTACGCCAAGGCGCGCGCCCTGTACGAGTGGGAGATTGACCACGTCCACTACGACTGGAAGAAATACGACGACTACGTCGACGATGGCAAATGGGACGCTCAGTCCCCGCTCACCACGCTGGAGACCGGGAAGGGCGTGTGCGCCGACTACGCGCTCCTCTATGCGGATATGGCGCACGCCGTGGGCCTGACCGTGCGCATCGACGAGGGCGTGGCGGTGACCGGCGGCGTGGAAGGGTCCCACGCATGGAACGAGGTGTGGATCCCGGACCAGCACCGGTACATCCTGGTGGACCCCACCTGGGGCTCCGCTCAGGACGCGTGGTTTGACGTGCCGCCGGCCGTCTTCGACGAGACGCACAGGCTCACGACCCGCATCACCATCTACGCGTCCACCTGA
- a CDS encoding thymidine kinase has translation MAKLYFRFGQMNASKSIQLLTVAHSYEEQGKKVALFTPAIDDRYGRGVIASRVGIAKRAVVVEEDTDLFACVRAQMPDCVLVDEVQFLRAYHVRQLARVADDLDIPVIMYGLLKDYRNRLFEGSEAAILWADRIEEIKTICAHPGCDRKATMILKVKDGRPVYEGEQIEVGGNDLYKSVCRKHYFHPDVEGLMRATGP, from the coding sequence GTGGCCAAGCTGTACTTTCGCTTTGGACAGATGAACGCCAGCAAGTCCATCCAACTGTTGACCGTCGCGCACAGCTACGAGGAACAGGGCAAGAAGGTGGCGCTGTTCACGCCTGCCATCGACGACCGGTACGGGCGCGGCGTCATCGCGTCCAGGGTGGGCATCGCCAAGCGGGCCGTCGTCGTGGAGGAGGACACCGACCTGTTCGCGTGCGTGCGCGCGCAGATGCCCGACTGCGTGCTGGTGGACGAGGTCCAGTTCCTCCGCGCCTATCACGTGCGGCAGTTGGCGCGCGTGGCGGACGATCTCGACATCCCGGTGATCATGTACGGCCTCCTGAAGGACTACCGCAACCGCCTGTTCGAGGGCAGCGAGGCGGCCATCCTGTGGGCGGACCGGATAGAAGAGATCAAGACCATCTGCGCGCATCCCGGCTGCGACCGCAAGGCGACGATGATCCTCAAGGTGAAAGACGGGCGCCCGGTGTACGAGGGCGAGCAGATTGAAGTCGGCGGCAACGATCTCTACAAATCCGTCTGCCGCAAGCACTACTTTCACCCGGACGTGGAGGGCCTGATGCGCGCCACAGGCCCATGA
- a CDS encoding glycosyltransferase, with the protein MTALAWAAAVSLAAWIFLLFGRGFYWRTALSMNTARMAAEARAPRAWPAVWAVVPARNEADVLPRTLPTLLSQAYPGEFHVVLVDDHSTDGTAEVAERLASELRLAHRLRVVRADALPPGWAGKVWAMQNGLRHVPDDAAYVLFTDADISHSPTSVQALVARAERDGLDLVSLMVRLRAESAWEKLLIPAFVYFFAKLYPFAWVAHPRRRTAAAAGGCVLVRRRLLPTPPGLEAIRDAVIDDCALARLVADGGGRLWLGLGDDVVSVRAYGTLGEIWRMIARTAFVQLRFSTVLLLGTALGMLLLYAVPPAAAIAGLVGLLAGAPGSLAALCLGGLAYAILASTFVPMLRWYRLSPARSALLPLAGVLYTLMTLDSARRFWLRTGDHWKGRPYEMRRP; encoded by the coding sequence ATGACGGCGCTGGCTTGGGCCGCGGCCGTAAGCCTCGCGGCGTGGATCTTCCTGCTTTTCGGGCGCGGCTTCTATTGGCGCACGGCGCTCTCCATGAACACCGCAAGGATGGCGGCCGAGGCCAGGGCGCCCCGCGCGTGGCCGGCCGTGTGGGCCGTGGTGCCCGCGCGCAACGAGGCGGACGTCTTGCCGAGGACGCTTCCGACGCTTCTCTCGCAGGCGTACCCCGGTGAGTTCCACGTCGTGCTCGTGGACGATCACAGCACAGACGGCACGGCGGAGGTGGCCGAGCGCCTTGCGTCGGAGCTTAGGCTCGCGCATCGTCTGCGCGTGGTGCGCGCGGATGCGCTTCCGCCTGGGTGGGCGGGCAAGGTGTGGGCCATGCAGAATGGTCTCAGGCACGTGCCGGACGATGCGGCGTACGTGCTGTTCACGGACGCGGACATCTCGCATTCACCGACGAGCGTCCAGGCCCTCGTGGCGCGGGCCGAGCGAGACGGGTTGGACCTCGTCTCGCTCATGGTTCGGCTCAGGGCCGAGAGCGCATGGGAAAAGCTCCTCATTCCAGCGTTCGTCTACTTCTTCGCGAAGCTGTACCCGTTCGCGTGGGTCGCTCACCCTAGGCGAAGGACCGCGGCCGCGGCGGGCGGATGCGTGCTCGTCAGGCGCCGCCTGTTGCCCACGCCCCCGGGGCTTGAGGCCATTCGCGACGCCGTGATCGACGACTGTGCGCTCGCTCGGCTCGTGGCGGATGGCGGCGGGCGCCTCTGGCTCGGGCTTGGCGACGACGTGGTGAGCGTGCGGGCGTACGGAACCCTCGGCGAAATCTGGCGGATGATTGCGCGCACCGCGTTCGTGCAGCTGCGGTTCTCCACCGTGCTCCTCTTGGGCACCGCCCTCGGCATGCTCCTCTTGTACGCCGTGCCACCCGCTGCCGCAATCGCCGGCCTCGTGGGTCTTCTGGCGGGCGCGCCGGGGAGCCTCGCCGCTTTGTGCCTTGGCGGGCTCGCGTACGCCATCCTCGCCTCGACCTTCGTGCCGATGCTCCGGTGGTACCGCCTGTCTCCGGCGCGATCCGCCCTGCTTCCCTTGGCCGGCGTCCTGTACACCCTCATGACCCTCGACTCCGCCAGGCGGTTCTGGCTCCGCACGGGCGATCACTGGAAGGGTCGGCCGTACGAAATGCGCCGCCCGTGA
- a CDS encoding sensor histidine kinase gives MQVNAHPRVRFSLRYKIIAILFGAMLVVLALGGTLFYSVARQQMLKSADKQAQLLAQQIELEVESSEAGQAYIDNLLGNELRIASIAIEKQLPPHWRDVTNEQLRQLSAELGVSGITLLAPTADDIVGVRSSDPREIGLSTRGMGKWYIAFRDLLAGRPQASTYGTAGKNYWSGPFANAASDPSKVDKWGYYYDGTTDYIIDPFYVQTSIPGYEQVVSVNSTIRHILATEPDILSIAVLNRTFDEKPIRYSYKGVSWIDIANQPVMYGAYRYADHDLDVRLKDRALSTGHMQTALDHVDGTTVMKAFIPESEQGSRYIVEIVMNYRIITAQLGDLLHDMAILGGALLVLTGVLSFVGAELITRPLKRITEAVDEIADRNFAAHVDVARSDEIGVLAAHVNEMSEKLVEYLRELTRRERGRGVDYLVMATQALVHELGTPLAAIRQMSELLPRLEPNLGEKAREILERMRSASEYANRIARDFTAFLRNGMLTVRRRDVVRLVSDAVGLCSSMAQARHVKLSFRNETGHRHVYLDVDEDKLFGAIVNLVRNAIDAIPDDRARREVDVTVRIEAEELHIDVIDSGVGIPRDRWDRIFVPYSSTKKGGLGLGLTFCGLIAIAHGGTVGVVQSSPQGTHIRMRLPLKHEPIQVDA, from the coding sequence ATGCAGGTGAACGCTCATCCCCGCGTGCGCTTCTCGTTGCGCTACAAGATCATCGCCATCCTCTTCGGCGCCATGCTCGTGGTACTCGCGCTCGGCGGGACGCTGTTTTACAGCGTCGCCAGGCAGCAGATGCTCAAGAGCGCGGACAAGCAGGCGCAACTCCTCGCGCAACAGATTGAGCTCGAGGTCGAGTCGAGCGAGGCCGGGCAAGCCTACATCGACAATCTGCTCGGCAACGAGCTGCGGATTGCCTCCATCGCGATTGAAAAGCAGCTGCCGCCCCACTGGCGGGACGTGACGAACGAACAGTTGCGCCAGCTATCCGCAGAGCTCGGCGTGAGCGGCATCACGCTTCTCGCGCCCACCGCGGACGACATCGTCGGCGTGCGCTCGTCGGATCCGCGCGAGATTGGCCTTTCCACGCGCGGCATGGGCAAATGGTACATCGCCTTCCGCGATCTGCTCGCCGGAAGGCCCCAGGCGTCCACGTACGGCACTGCGGGGAAAAACTACTGGTCTGGGCCGTTCGCCAACGCCGCCTCCGATCCGTCCAAGGTCGACAAGTGGGGCTACTACTACGACGGCACGACGGATTACATCATCGATCCGTTTTACGTCCAGACGTCCATTCCCGGCTACGAACAGGTGGTCAGCGTCAACAGCACCATTCGCCACATCCTGGCGACGGAGCCCGACATCCTGTCCATCGCCGTGCTGAACAGGACGTTCGACGAGAAGCCCATCCGCTACTCGTACAAAGGCGTCTCCTGGATCGATATCGCCAATCAGCCTGTCATGTACGGCGCCTATCGCTATGCCGATCACGACCTCGACGTCCGGCTCAAAGACCGCGCTTTGTCCACGGGCCACATGCAGACGGCTCTCGATCACGTCGACGGCACGACCGTGATGAAAGCGTTCATCCCCGAGTCGGAGCAGGGGAGCCGATACATCGTCGAGATCGTGATGAACTATCGCATCATCACCGCTCAGCTCGGCGATCTTCTGCACGACATGGCCATTCTGGGCGGCGCGCTCCTCGTGCTGACCGGCGTGCTGTCGTTCGTAGGCGCCGAACTCATCACGCGCCCGCTCAAGCGCATCACCGAGGCCGTGGACGAGATTGCCGACCGGAATTTCGCGGCGCACGTCGACGTGGCGCGGTCGGACGAAATTGGCGTGCTCGCCGCGCACGTGAACGAGATGTCGGAGAAGCTGGTGGAATATTTGCGCGAGCTGACCCGGCGCGAGCGCGGGAGAGGCGTGGACTACCTCGTGATGGCCACGCAGGCGCTGGTGCACGAGCTCGGCACGCCGCTCGCCGCCATTCGGCAGATGTCGGAGCTGTTGCCGAGGCTCGAGCCGAACCTCGGAGAGAAGGCGCGCGAGATCCTCGAGCGGATGCGATCCGCCTCCGAATACGCCAACCGAATTGCGCGCGACTTCACGGCGTTCTTGCGCAACGGCATGTTGACCGTGAGGCGCCGGGACGTGGTGCGCCTGGTGTCGGACGCCGTTGGCCTATGTTCGTCCATGGCCCAGGCCCGCCATGTGAAACTCTCGTTCCGGAACGAGACCGGACATCGGCACGTGTACCTCGATGTGGATGAAGACAAGCTGTTCGGCGCCATCGTGAACCTCGTGAGAAACGCCATTGACGCCATTCCGGACGATCGCGCCCGCCGCGAGGTCGACGTGACGGTGAGAATTGAGGCCGAAGAGCTGCACATCGACGTGATTGACAGTGGCGTCGGGATCCCGCGGGACCGCTGGGACCGGATCTTTGTCCCGTACAGTTCCACGAAAAAGGGCGGGCTCGGCCTCGGGCTCACGTTCTGCGGCCTCATCGCCATCGCGCACGGCGGGACGGTGGGCGTGGTCCAGTCCAGCCCTCAGGGCACGCATATCCGCATGCGCCTGCCCCTCAAGCACGAGCCGATTCAGGTGGACGCGTAG
- a CDS encoding oxidoreductase, whose translation MRVAWTADQIPNLKGKWAVITGANSGIGWQAARALARRRARVTLAVRNRERGEDAKARILAEVQSAEIDVRLLDLADLDSVRSFAEALVAEGKPLDLLINNAGVMATSYGTTRQGYELQFGTNHLGHFALTLQLLPILAGTTGARVVTVSSMAHQMAKHLDLAYVRGGGRYRRFESYAQSKLANLLFAYELDRRLKRRGLPLKSIACHPGFAATSLVENGMLKSAWAKPLARIVNRFAQPSEMGALPTLYAATHPDLEGGEYVGPDRGSRGYPVVVSSSPASRDLAAARELWSASLEMTGIPRDAWYALEDE comes from the coding sequence ATGCGTGTGGCATGGACGGCGGATCAGATCCCGAATCTCAAGGGCAAGTGGGCCGTCATCACGGGTGCGAACAGCGGCATCGGATGGCAGGCGGCGCGTGCGCTCGCCAGGCGGAGGGCGCGGGTCACGCTCGCGGTTCGCAATCGCGAGCGCGGCGAAGACGCCAAGGCCCGCATCCTGGCGGAGGTGCAAAGCGCCGAGATCGACGTGCGCCTGTTGGACCTGGCCGATCTCGACAGCGTCCGGTCGTTCGCGGAGGCGCTCGTGGCGGAGGGTAAGCCGCTCGACCTGCTGATCAACAACGCGGGCGTGATGGCCACTTCGTACGGCACGACCCGGCAGGGCTACGAGCTTCAGTTCGGCACCAACCACCTCGGCCACTTCGCCCTCACGCTCCAGCTGCTCCCGATTCTCGCCGGGACGACGGGCGCGCGCGTGGTGACCGTGAGCAGCATGGCGCACCAGATGGCGAAACACTTGGATCTCGCGTACGTGCGCGGTGGCGGGCGCTACCGGCGATTCGAGAGCTACGCGCAGAGCAAGCTCGCGAATCTCCTCTTTGCCTACGAGCTCGACCGGCGCCTGAAGCGCCGCGGGCTTCCCCTGAAGAGCATCGCCTGTCATCCCGGGTTTGCCGCGACGTCCCTCGTGGAAAACGGCATGCTGAAGAGCGCCTGGGCCAAGCCGCTGGCTCGGATTGTGAATCGCTTCGCGCAGCCGAGCGAGATGGGCGCGCTTCCCACGCTGTACGCCGCCACGCATCCGGACCTCGAAGGCGGCGAGTACGTCGGGCCTGACCGCGGATCTCGGGGTTACCCCGTCGTCGTGTCTTCGTCCCCGGCTTCTCGCGATCTCGCCGCAGCGCGCGAGCTTTGGAGCGCCTCGCTCGAGATGACGGGCATTCCGCGCGACGCCTGGTACGCGCTCGAGGACGAGTGA